One genomic window of Melanotaenia boesemani isolate fMelBoe1 chromosome 20, fMelBoe1.pri, whole genome shotgun sequence includes the following:
- the LOC121630866 gene encoding von Willebrand factor A domain-containing protein 5A-like — MLLENPVDIVHVDARQVLKTTGSEDVSVQVSSVPASLVPYSLSFSARVSSPRPVFKVESSGSLEPLQYLNTDQTQAVVKLAAGHKFDRDVELLVYYKDAHQPTAVVEAGQASAKPGTLMGDPVGMVSLYPEFPQSVMSSLASCGEFVFSLDGWGSMDDPMNNSKQEETCISSARVFNKCKLSHRNTHICLSKLS; from the exons ATGCTTCTGGAAAATCCTGTGGACATCGTCCACGTTGATGCGAGGCAAGTCTTGAAGACAACGG GTAGTGAAGATGTCAGTGTCCAGGTGAGCTCAGTTCCAGCCTCTCTGGTTCCCTACAGTCTGTCCTTTTCTGCCAGAGTGTCCTCTCCTCGTCCAGTCTTTAAAGTCGAGTCCAGTGGTTCCCTGGAGCCTCTTCAGTACCTCAACACTGATCAGACACAGGCCGTG GTTAAGTTGGCTGCAGGACACAAGTTTGACAGAGATGTTGAGCTGCTGGTTTATTACAAAGATGCCCACCAGCCCACTGCTGTGGTGGAGGCAGGACAGGCCTCTGCAAAGCCTG GTACTCTGATGGGTGATCCAGTGGGGATGGTGAGCCTGTACCCTGAGTTCCCCCAGTCTGTGATGTCCTCACTCGCCTCATGTGGGGAGTTTGTGTTCTCATTGGATGGATGGGGAAGTATGGACGATCCCATGAATAACAGCAAGCAGGAAGAAACTTGCATCAGCAGTGCAAGGGTATTCAACAAGTGTAAACTCAGTCATAGAAACACTCATATCTGTCTCAGCAAATTATCATga